The Paraburkholderia dioscoreae DNA window CAGGCGGCGGACGCAAGCGGCGGATGGGGTCACGCTCTTGACCGAACAAGACACAAGAAAGCGCGCTTCCGGACAAGGAGTTCAGAGAGTTGTTCGATTCGCAAAACCGTGACGTTTTCCTGATGGCGCTTGCTCCGTGGAGTGGCACGTCGTTTGCATAAGCTCGGCTTCCGGACTATAGCCATAACGAGAACTGTCATGCGACCCGACCATAGAGCGACTGATATTGCCCAGACTTCCTCCGTGCTGGCCACGCCGCTGGAAGGCGTCGGCGAGAGCGTGCCACAACGGCAAATCAGCGCGTTGGCACGAGTCGCCTTCTGCTTTGCATGGCTATTCGGGCTCGAGCCGTTCCTGACCGGTGCTGGCGGCGAGGTGTCTCGGTCCCGGTCAGATCGTCATTGATGTTCCATCGACGCACGAATGGACGTTGAAAGTTTGGTCGCGCATCAGGGCAATTTCTACATTCGGACATAACCCAGGCGAATCGAGACGCGCGCACGAATGCCGAGGCGCGCAGCGTGCGCCCGAAATCGGTCAGTTCGCGGCCGGGCGGATCTCTCCGGGATAAAGGGGCGCTCCGCCAGTCGCGGCACGAGTCACAACTCACAAGGCCGTGCTCGACGGTAATTAGGGAAACTCCGTGTAAAAAAAGGCACGGCCGTGCCGTTAAATCAATACGGACGGTTGTTCGACATTTACCGTTCGTTTTCAGCACGGGTTTTGTCACGCGGCGGTCGGCGCCGCATTTCACCTCCGGACAATGCCCGTGCTGAAGGCTTTTCTCTTCCGGCGCGGACAGCGGGAATTCAATTCCAGATGAATCACTCGCGCCGCTCTTAATGCGGGCGCGCTCGCAGAAACTGAGTGCTGTCCCGAACCTCAAGTGCTAGGGGGGCGCTGCATGGCCCGCCGGCTGCACGTCGCGCACCCCCACAGAACCGAATCATTGAATTCACGTTCTCTTGGCAAAAGAAGTCATCAATATCCGAGTTCAACGAAAACCGGTAATCGCATCGCGAAAAACGCGACTGTATTAACTAAACTAAGTTCCCGCATTTCCAAAATAAATTTACATATCCTGCATGCGCGCAGGGTATTGCCTAATTTTCGAGCAATTGGAATCGCTGATTTCCATTCGGTCCGACCCGATTACGTCAGGATTATTAAAACGCTGTTGCATACACACAACTGGCAATATTGAAAAGTTGCAAAATACTTATGACCAGAGTGGGTGCGACAGTCGCTATATTTGTTAATAAATGACGTAAAAACAAAGACTTAGTCTGTGCGGCAATTAGATTGTTGCGGATTCTGAAAAATCCTGTTGCGTGGATTGCGGACCTCCCTGTCAGGGTGTCCCCCTACACTCACGCTTCGTTTCAAGGGTGCCCGGCTGATCCGGAACGGGTCGGCGAACAGGGCGGCAGCGGGTGCATAGCACGCGCTGCCGAGGCAAGTCCCGCTCCCCGTGTAAATTTATCGAACAGGAGTCCCACGCATGAAAAAGAGTCTAATCGTCGTTGCGGTTGCCGCATCGTTCGCTTCCGTCGCTCACGCACAAAGCAGCGTGACCCTGTATGGTCTGCTGGACGCCGGCCTGACCTACACCAGCAACGTCAACCACAACTCCAAGTGGGCAGCCGGTAGCGGCGGCATCAACCAAAGCATGTTCGGTCTGCGCGGCTCGGAAGATCTGGGCGGCGGTCTGAAGGCAGTGTTCACGTTGGAAAGCGGCTTCAACATCAACAACGGCAAGTTCGCTAACAACAACGGCATGTTCAACCGTCAGGCGTTCGTCGGCCTGTCGAGCGCGCAATTCGGTACGGTTACGCTGGGCCGTCAATACGACGCAGCTCAAGACTACCTGGCACCGCTGACCGCAACGGGCAGCTGGGGCGGCACGTACTTCGCGCACCCGTTCAACAACGACAACCTGAACACGAACGGCGGCTACGCAGTCAACAACTCGATCAAGTACTCGAGCGCTAACTACGCTGGCTTCACGTTCGGCGGCACGTACGGCTTCTCGAACCAGGCTGGCGCATTCGCAAACAACCGCGAATACAGCGTCGGTGCTGCATACCAGTGGCAAGGTCTGCGTTTGGGCGCTGCTTACGCACAGCAGAACAACCCGGGCGCCGGCAACAACGGTGCTTCGGACAGCTCGTACGTCAACGCACTGGCAGGCAACGTCGGCAACTTCCGTCAGCGTGAATTCGGCGTTGCTGGTTCGTACGCATTCGGCCCGGCAACCGTCGGTCTGGCATGGACGCAATCGCGTTCGGACAACTTCACGGGCGGTCAGCAATCGCTGCGCGCTAACAACTACGAAGTCAACGGCAAGTACAACGTGACCCCGGCTCTGGGCCTGGGCGTTGCTTACACGTTCACGGACGGCAAGGGCTACGGCGTTGGCGCGAACGGTGGTTCGGAGTCGGTGCGTTACCACCAGATCGGCCTGCAGGCTGACTACTCGCTGTCGCGTCGTACGGACGTCTACGCTCAAGCCGTGTACCAGCACGCAATGGGCGACGGCGGTGTCGCTTCGATCTACAGCGGCGACATCACGCAACTGCCGTCGTCGTCGAAGAACCAGACGGCTGCTACGGTCGGTCTGCGTCACCGCTTCTAAGCTTCCACAGAAGCTCGTTGTGCAAAAAGGTGCCGTTCGCGGCACCTTTTTTTATGCGCGCGCGATTTGATGGCCGGCACCGGCGTAACCGTCCGATGCCGTACGCGTCGCGAAGCCGAAGCCTCCTCGTCCTGTTTTAGAAATCGTCCCGCATTCTCTGACGATTGCGCCTCGCCATCTGACAAGAATTAACCTTCGCGAAAGCGTGCCTGGGTTAGTCTCAAATTCATTGATGGATAGACCCTATTTCGTGACGGCGCCAGCACGTGTGCTGCGGCTGTGCCTTCTTACCGCATGAATACTTCCGCTTCAAAGTCGCGGCCTCATTCGCCGCCCAATAGCGATCTCACCGACGAGCAATGGCATCGCATCGTGCCCCTGCTGCCTGAGATGAAGGAGCATGGACCCCGGCGCGGCCGTCCCAGCATCGATATACGCTGGGTGGTGAATAGCGTCATGTGGGTGCTGCACGCACGCGCGCCCTGGAGCGCAATGCCAGAGCACTACCCTCCATATCAGACAGCGCATCGCTACTATCTGCGCTGGAAGAAATCGGGCGTGCTGGCCGACATCGTGCTCACGCTGTTCGGGTCCGATGCGATCATGGACCGGCCTGTCACACGCAGGAGCGCCGCTTAGTGCGCTGCGTGGGCCGCGGCTTCTCGATGGCAAACAAAAAGGCTGTCACCGGCATCCCGGTGACAGCCTTTTTCGATTGCAAGCGGTCTTCAGGCGCGGAAAACCACGACTCGATCACGCAGGCTGGCCGACCTTGAACACGGAGACGGCATGTCGCAGCCGGTCGGTTTGCTCATCGAGCGAACCGGCCGCGGCCGCAGCCTGCTCCACGAGTGCGGCATTGCGTTGCGTCACATCGTCCATCTGGCGGATCGCGAGATTGACTTCGCCGATACCTGAACTCTGTTCCTTCGAAGCCGCCGAGATCTCGTTCATGATGGCCGTCACGCGGCGCACCGCGTCGACCACCTCGCCGATCGTGCTGCCTGCTTTGCCCGCAAGTGTGGAACCTTCGCCGACTTGCGTGACGGACTGATCGATCAGCACCTTGATTTCCCTTGCCGCTGTCGCGCTGCGCTGAGCGAGATTGCGCACCTCGCCCGCGACCACCGCGAAGCCGCGGCCTTCTTCACCGGCACGCGCTGCTTCCACCGCGGCATTCAGCGCCAGGATATTGGTCTGGAACGCGATACCCTCGATCACGCTGATGATCTCGCCGATCTTGCGCGAACTGTCGGTGATCCCGGCCATTTTCTCGACCACGTCGTTGACCACCTGGCCGCCGCGCGCGGCAACGTCCGAAGCGTCGCGTGCCAGTTCGGATGCGGTCGCCGCATTGTCGGCGTTCTGCGTAACGGTCTTGGTGAGCTCGTCCATGCTGGCGGCGGTTTGCTGCAATGAAGCCGCCTGTTCCTCGGTACGGCTCGACAGGTCCAGATTGCCCGCGGCGATTTCCTTTGAAGCGATAGTGATCGTCTCCGCCGAGGTCTTGATCCGCGCGACGGTGGACGCGAGTTGATCGCGCATCTCACGCAGCGAGAACAGCAGGCTCGACGTGTCGTCGCGGCGCAAGTCGATGTGTGTGGCGAGATCGCCGCGCGCGATCTGCATGGCGATCGCGGCGGCCGTGGAAGGCTCGCCGCCAATCGAGCGCGACACGTTGCGCACCACGCGCGAAGCGACGAACGACACGATCACGCCCAGTACCACCAGCATGCCCGCCGAGCGCGTGAGCGTCGCGTAGAACTGTGCCTGGATGTCGTCCATGTAGGCGCCGGCAATGAAGTCCCAGCCCCACGGCCCGAAGCGCTTCACATAGCCGATCTTCTCGCTGGGCGTGGTTTCGC harbors:
- a CDS encoding porin, translated to MKKSLIVVAVAASFASVAHAQSSVTLYGLLDAGLTYTSNVNHNSKWAAGSGGINQSMFGLRGSEDLGGGLKAVFTLESGFNINNGKFANNNGMFNRQAFVGLSSAQFGTVTLGRQYDAAQDYLAPLTATGSWGGTYFAHPFNNDNLNTNGGYAVNNSIKYSSANYAGFTFGGTYGFSNQAGAFANNREYSVGAAYQWQGLRLGAAYAQQNNPGAGNNGASDSSYVNALAGNVGNFRQREFGVAGSYAFGPATVGLAWTQSRSDNFTGGQQSLRANNYEVNGKYNVTPALGLGVAYTFTDGKGYGVGANGGSESVRYHQIGLQADYSLSRRTDVYAQAVYQHAMGDGGVASIYSGDITQLPSSSKNQTAATVGLRHRF
- a CDS encoding transposase translates to MNTSASKSRPHSPPNSDLTDEQWHRIVPLLPEMKEHGPRRGRPSIDIRWVVNSVMWVLHARAPWSAMPEHYPPYQTAHRYYLRWKKSGVLADIVLTLFGSDAIMDRPVTRRSAA
- a CDS encoding methyl-accepting chemotaxis protein, with product MNRLTLKQKLWVPLLLCWAALLIVTVVNAYEARNAQMDARRADLADVTDMAASIVADYAKQADAGKLSVDEAKQQAIARVNAQRYGASGYVTIVRSDSVMIDHPMSPKLNGKDMSAFRDAKGNALYHDIAQAGGSAAGAGYLRYWWPKPGETTPSEKIGYVKRFGPWGWDFIAGAYMDDIQAQFYATLTRSAGMLVVLGVIVSFVASRVVRNVSRSIGGEPSTAAAIAMQIARGDLATHIDLRRDDTSSLLFSLREMRDQLASTVARIKTSAETITIASKEIAAGNLDLSSRTEEQAASLQQTAASMDELTKTVTQNADNAATASELARDASDVAARGGQVVNDVVEKMAGITDSSRKIGEIISVIEGIAFQTNILALNAAVEAARAGEEGRGFAVVAGEVRNLAQRSATAAREIKVLIDQSVTQVGEGSTLAGKAGSTIGEVVDAVRRVTAIMNEISAASKEQSSGIGEVNLAIRQMDDVTQRNAALVEQAAAAAGSLDEQTDRLRHAVSVFKVGQPA